The following DNA comes from Lathamus discolor isolate bLatDis1 chromosome 5, bLatDis1.hap1, whole genome shotgun sequence.
TGCTCCATGGCGACGCTGTATGCTCCCTCGGGATTGGCTACAGTGCCGGAAGGAGTGTATGGGCGCGAAAGTAGAGTGCTGAGGGGTGTATGGGAGGCTCCCTGCCTCCTTAGGGGCTGGCGGAGGTTCCTGCTGAGGGAGCTTGGTGCCGTTGTTTCGTCCCCTCACTGCCGGGGCTGTTCAGCGGGGCACCTCTTTGCTTCCCCGGGCTCTGTGGTAGGGAGAGGGAGGCCGAATCTTCCGCAGGGCCTCCGAGGTCCCTCAGAGCCTTCGCTCGTAGCACCGCAGGCGAAGCCCCCCTGGCAATTGACCCTAATATAGATTAAATTTCTTCTGGTAACACTTCTGTTCCTCTTGGCTCAGTTTGCTGTCGCATCCCCAAGCTGACACCTGCGGAGCGGGATGAGCAGGGACCTCAGAGGCAGGGGATGTGTCCGCGGGAGAGGCTTTCAGGGGTGGCGAGGAGGATGGCGAGGCGGATGGCGAGGCAGAGGACACAAGGGAGAGTGGAGAAGAGTGCCTGAGCCTGGTGAGCTAGCTCCTGTGCTTCTACCTGTTCTCTAAAGCTataatgctttgcttttgaCCTACTGCACTTTTGCCTCCCCACGGTCAAAAGAATCACTGAGAATAAAACTTGCAAAGGTCTAATATCCACATTGTTTTAATCCCCACttttataattttcttcctagtaaaATCTCGACTAGTTCAATCAACGTTGGACCAATTTATTCCCTATAAAGGCTGGAAACTTTATTTCTCTGAAGGTATTTTCAGACTAAAATTGTTTTAGAAagtattttgttcctttttttctctagaaTTGGTTAAATAAGTAGAGGGGATAAGTTCAacaaaaagcaactgaaatttGTATTTATTGTACATAAACATGAATACAACAGAGATTTCAATCTTGTGGCATACTGTAATCTCTGTGAGCTCCAAACTGTGAAAAAGAGTCTTGCATAATGTAGAACATGATCTTTCTTAAACCTAATCAATAAGCCACACAAATCCTGCAGCTACCAAAGGCTGGAACTTACATACCtcttttgtatttcttattCCTATGTGCTTGTCCTGTGTCACCCTAGACAAagttctggttttttttctatcaggTCTAATGATAGAACATAACCGTGATATTGTAATGATCTATCATCTTTCTCAGGTTTggaatgcagaaaaataatgcttATGTATTTTGTGAAATGGGAAGTAATTATTTCTGTCCATTACTAATATGGCGTGTTTCTAATTAGCTTATGCTGACAAGTCTCCTTTTGTCCAGAAGACTCAAGCCTTTGAAAAGTTTTTCATGCAACGCATTGAGCTTTATGATaaggtaaaaacaaaataaaacatatcCCATCCCAACAGCCTGGTGTTTACAAATAACATTACAAATCTTATGTTTTCTCcatcaaaaataatttcaatcatagatatgaaatatttatgatGTGATTTCTGTGTGTTGTGTTTAAAATTTTAAGTGTATTTTATAACTCAATGTTTCACAGgatgaaatagaaagaaaaggaagtattCTTGTGGACTATAAAGAACTGATACAAGACAAAGATTTGACTAAATCAATACCAAACATATCTACTGAATTAAGGGACATGCCTCAGAAGATACTGCAATGTATGGGTCTGGCAATTCACCAGGTAAATAAGATGATCTAATACACAGAGGCATAATCCTCACAATGAAAAACAAGTCAGTTGGACTTGGAGGCAGTTATGTTATAAACCCCAAATCTGTTTTTTTGTATCTTATTGGAAatgactttttatttaaaactgaaactcTTTCATCCCCCTGATCATTTCTGTATGGCCCACAAAATCATGACTTTGAAAATCTTTTTTGTCttggtgttttcatttttgcttattCATTATCAAAGCAGTAGATTGAATGTAGTTCCAACACTTAGGTTACTGGGAGTTCTAAttcctgttttgtgttttggttttttttaatacactggGAATTACCTGTGCTGTGCCTTCCACCTCATGTGTCAAAACCATGGCTGGTGGGTGAATGGTGAGCAGGttcttctctctgtttcttAAAGGAGTGTTTCACTACTTGTTGACAGACAAGTTGAGATGTTTGTGGCTTATGTCACACAAAAATCCATATGTTGAGCACAGCATTAAAGATTATTGTATACAGtttgttaattaaaaactaAACCACAACAAATATGCTGATTTTTAGTTCCATTTAAAATGAAGCTTAAAACTACTCAGAAGCAGAGTGAGGGGTCTGGACAGCAGAAAACTCTTCAGACTGCAGTAGGGGGATCTAGTTGTAAAAGAATGGAATCAAACCTAACAGCAAATTGACTCCGTGTTGCATGGCACACTGCATTTGTGCCTGTCTTTCTGTTCTGTCTAGGTGCTAACAAAGGACCTTGAAAggcatgctgcagagctgcaggtgcAGGAAGGATTACCACTTGAAGGAGAACCTATAATAAATGTGCCTCTCATTCACGCTAGGTAATGTGTGTtgaatatttgggttttttttccaggaagatctgtttgcttcttgtctAATGGTTGTCAATATTCATGCACAGTAATAAGgcttatgcatttattttattgagAGACTTGACTCTGTGAAGCTATTTGCAGAAGAACAGtctacattttgctttttggttcACCATGACAAATGCTAAACTGTCCTTGTGAACAAAAGAGTGAAATGGAGAAACAGATGTTAAGGTATATACACGTGGAGAATAGCAAGTGTCGCACTGCTTTCTAGAACAGGAATGAAATACTATGCCATGAGTCCACAGCCAAACTAGTTCTACTTATTGCTCTGGGTTACTGCTAATAATTGggtgttggattttttttttttgtttgtttgcatttagtgaggtttgggtttttttgttgggtttgtttgtttctgtatttaagTATGGTAAGCTTTCAAATGTTGCTGTTTAACTTCTCTGTAGGGTGTACAACTATGATCCCCTAACTCAGCTGAAAAACGTTCGAGCCAACTGCTATGGGAAGTACATTGCCTTGCGTGGCACTGTTGTGCGTGTTAGTAACATTAAGCCTCTGTGCACTAAGCTGGCTTTTGTATGTGGCACATGTGGAGATGTTCAGAGTGTTCCTCTGCCTGATGGAAAGTATACCCTTCCAACTAAGGTAAGTTAAAACCATCTAACTTCATACTTTTCTCTTACTTGTACTGATCTGACAAAACCCAGTATCTTTAAAGCTACGTTAAACAACTGACAtgcaaaaaaaaccataaaGCTTACCAAAAGCAACTTTGCATTACTGCATACCCTTGGTATTTGAAAGTTGTATCCTgctgaaacaaaagcaatatGTAGAAACTCACTcaaatctaggaaaaaaaatgaaatatcttctcatttccatttcacCAGTTATGTTTAAAAATCCTCCTCCACCTCACTGTAGTGGTTTACTATGTTTAGATTGGGgtctttgtgggttttgtttagaACATTTTAGTTTCACTGGTTTTTATCTGGATTTAGAAAGTTATTAGACATAAGACAGTGCCCAGTTATATTAGCTGATGTGCTCAAGTGAAAAGATTATCTCCTCTGAAACATCTGcaagtattaaaaaaacaaaatcaaagcaagcaaacactaaacccacaaaaacccTCACCTACCACCTCCcttcacacccccccccccccggaggaCCCAAGAACTCGAACCAATTCACCAAGGGGATCATAAAATTCGCTATATCTGCTCGAACAGCTCTGAGTTCATGTGTCTGTGGCTGATAGCTCTTCATTAATTATGTACGTGCTAATTTGTAGCCCCAATTTAACTAGCTGTTTTCCTGAAATGATGTCAATGGATCACAttgctttttccctctttatatatatatatatatatatatatatatatatatataaattattaataaaattaggcaatttaaaattattatgtttAAAAAAGCAGTTGAGAATGAACTAGAATGACTGTTGTTACAGTGCCTTATTCCTGAGTGCCGGGGCCGATCTTTCACAGCTGATAGAAGCTCTCCTTTAACCACTACAGTGGACTGGCAGTCTGTTAAGTAAGCATGTCTTCACTTCTGCTCAAAGACGTAATGCAACAAGGTAGTCAAAGAGAGACAAGATGGCTCATTCCATGTTACATGGCATAAGTTTAATAATCTAACTCTTTTGTGGCAAGCACTCTTCAAAATTTATATTACAAAGCAGTGGTTTTATCTGAGCACTCCTATACTTCATGTATTAAACCTACCTAATATAATAGCTTCTTGGAAATTCCTCCTACCATGACTGAGTTATTTGGGAAATGTCCAGTTTCTGCtctttgcagcttttcttgATCATTTCTAATTGCATCTGTTATTTAATGATTCCCTTTCCCATGCTATAAGTCAGCTATAAAAAGCCTATTAGACTACATTGGTGAGCTGTGCTAGTTGAATGAACTGAAAGTAAATTTGAGGGCTAGAAATTTTAGGTTGAAGTGATGATGTGTTCCTAAGGTACACTCAGTAGAAGGAAATAGTGCTGTGCCTGCCCATTCATTTGCTTTCTATGTCCAATCAGCAAGTGGGCATacctaaatttttttttttttttttgctattctgCTATAGGGGAACAAGTCACTGTTTCTATACAAATTAACAATGTTAAAGTATAGGAAGGTGGATGGTGGATCTGGTTTTCATTGCTTCCATCCTACTATGTGCTGTTAGCTAGCCTACTGTTGCCCTATAATATGCATTCACAAGAGTTTGACATGTGGTTCCTTACTGAGCTAAGGGGATGGACAAGGCTTGGAAAAAGCAGGACTCAGCTTACTTTTTCCCACTTCAGATTCTGTAGCTTCACGTGCTCTGTATCAAAAGTCTTATCGTGTCAAATGACACCTAAaagtttttcatttattaacgtgctgtaataaaaataattagaagatttatttaaaaaacaatgcTGACATTCTTGTCAGCAGCTCTAGAGGGTGCTGTTTATCACAGCTTCTTAAGAAAAGCTTGACAATGAGCTTCAAGGAAAACCATCAGAGCTTTAAGTGCAGAGCCCAGACTGGAAGCTTTTAAAGAACTTGTTAGTTGCTTGCCTTTTACAACTATACAAAGAGTGAGCTACCGTCCTTGTTATGGTCTGAGGGATATTCTGGGCTTTGATAAGGTTAAAATGCCAGCTAAACATTCATCAGGGTTATCGTGTCTGATGCcctaattttttttatgtgagGTCCATCTTTTTTCACATACTGTActtatttctgctcttcagtgctagaaaatctgattttttattatttctggaGTTTATAGTTAATTGTCTTTCTGGGGTTTATGCATAGTGTACACCCATTTATTAAAGCCTGAACTGAAAAGGTCTTTCCAAATTCAGTGCTGCGTTTTCTAGAGTTTTTTAGGGCATTCCCGCTGTCTCCATTCTGGATTGGTTGGAAGCATACGGCTGCAGGTCTTGTGTGCTGTAACTGAATTTGTAATGTTACACATGGATTGTGCACCCACCTCATGTTTTGCAGGGTGCAGGAGCTCATGGCAGATGATAAGCAAGAAGCAGGGCGAATCCCTCGCACAATTGAATGTGAACTGGTTCAAGATCTTGTGGACAGCTGTGTCCCGGGAGATGTGGTCACTGTTACAGGGATAGTAAAAGTGTCAAGCACTGAGGAAGGTAAAATGCGTCATCTGTGAGAACTTCTTTTTCCTAGGGCAGTGTTTTTTCTAGTGATAACACAAGAACAGTGACAGCCATTCCTTTAATGTGAGCCTCAAAATCGTAGATGTGTTAAAGTGTGTGTTTCTTCAGAATTTGTCAAAGTTTTATAACAAGGAGTTATTTTGAGAAAGCCAGATACAGTGCTGTCCAAGAGGAGCACTGTCTCTAACGTCCACAGACCTCCATCAGTGACATGTCAGGATTCACAGTCCACTGGTCTAGACACAGCTATTGGCCTGAATCTTAAGTACCAGTCTGACATCTGATGTTTTAGTGTCAGCTGACAGGAAAGCCTTCTCTGGAGCACTAATGTAGCAGGGACATCCTTATTTCTTGAAGTCTCACCAAGAGTCATTGTTTGCTTAGCCTTTTCCCTTTAAGGTCTCCTTCAAAAGATTGGAAAGCTGTCACTCTGCTGTGAAGGAGTATCACCTTTCTTAGTTCAGTCCTCCCTGGAGAAATCttacaacttttttttctttcttttttttccccaaagtgaGGAGTTACGTTGCACACAACTGTAATAGAATATGTTGCGGGGAAATGCAGTACTGATTTACCATGAGAACACGTTCTCTGCTAAGTAATCATTGGGGATATAGAAAATAAGTAATTATTAAGCCACATGTTTAATTATTCTGcactatggatttttttttccctctaaataTTGAGTGAGAACATTTTGTATTCAACTTTGActaaaataatgtaataattTGAAATTCCTGGAAATCTTCATTTATTCTGGGAGAAAGTTTTTTTCTATATACATGTAACCTCCTAATCCAGCAGAATATTTTATTGTGTACCTAAATGGAGGGAACTTAAAGAACAAATGTAACCAGAAACTCGCCAtttttttgaaaatgcagatgTTCCATTACTTAAATATGAACATTTTGCACATGGCTGAACTTAATATTTCTGAATTACCCTATGCCATTTGTAAATAACATTAGTACTTAATGATAGAAAGAATATTCCTTCATCCTTTCTCAATTTTTCTAACAGGAGCTTCTAAAAGTAAGAATGACAAGTGTATGTTCTTGTTGTACATTGAGGCCAATTCTGTCAGCAACAGTAAAGGACAAAAAACAAAGAGTTTTGATGATGAGACTTTTCAGAGATCGTTCATGGAGTTCTCACTTAAAGACCTTTATGCTGTTCAAGAAATTCAAGCTGAGGAAAACCTGTTCAGGCTCATTGTGAAGTAAGTTGTGTCAGACCTACACTAGGTCTAGGATTAGATTTCTGAATCAGCATGACCACCTTCAAGCAAACATGACAGTCAAAGCTATGAAATGTCTAAGGCTTGTACAACAGACACCACAGAGATTTAAAAACCTTTTGTGGGCAAGGAGCTTGGGAAGAAGTATTGCAGTTGGGGTGTTAGAACTTTGAGAGAAATTTAAGGATACAGGGAAGTTAGGAGTGTTTTAGTTCAACCTTGAGACAGAAAGCTATGGGTAAAAAAAGCAATGAATTATTTTTGCCCTTCACTGAGTATATTCAGCTCATGAGTATTGTTTTGCTCCTCACTCTGCTTTTCCACATCAGAGGAAAGAGGTGCAAGAATTGAGCAGTGGGTGCAAAAGACCCTCAGTTCAGACAGAGAAATACTCTTCTACAAGATTTGTATTTCCCTTAGGTTACaatcttctttgtttttcagctctCTTTGTCCTGCAATTTATGGCCATGAGGTAAGTAATTTAACAGCTCTGTCTGCAACTTCAGCTTGGAATGTTTATGTCACAGTAAACTCCTGAAGGAGGGAGAATGGCTTGAAGCTGATGggggagagatttagattagacagtgaaaaattcttccttgtgagggtggtgaggccctggcacaggctgcccagagaagctgtggctgccccattcctggcactgttcaaggccaggttgcatggggcttggagcaacctggtctagcggaagatgttcctgcctatggcaggggtgtgGAActgatgacctttaaggtcccttctaacccaaaccattctgtgatttataaAGCTTATCCAGGGtgaagggaaggagcagggaatGTATTTGCGGGTAACTGTGACTCAGAGTAACTTTCAGTGACAAGGAGGTGGCAGCTTTATACCCTTAAGTTCAGCCATCCAGAAGGAAAGCGTTGTTATGGCCAATACCAGGGAACTGTCAGAATTCGTCACCATGATCAAATACTTACAAGTGTTGGTATGTACCACTACAGATTGTAAAGGCAGGTTTGGCCCTGGCATTATTTGGAGGATGTCAGAAGTTTGTAGATGACAAGAATAGAATCCCAGTGCGAGGAGATCCACATGTTCTGGTTGTTGGAGATCCAGGATTGGGAAAAAGTCAAATGTTGCAAGTAAGACTTCGTTTATTTCTGTTGTGCTATTGTATTTTTCTCCAGTCCCTTGTTATCTTGACTTCTTGGAAGCATGTTAGCATAGCTGTGCCAAAACCAAAGGGTTACTTGGGTCTGGCTGCAGCTATCTTTTAATGTAGGACATCTCAAATATAGGATAGAACCCAAAGGGAGGTCCCCTGCTGTCCTCTCCTTGCCGAAGGCGTCAGGCCTGTTAAAGCCCTTACCAAAGCAGGTATACTTGGTCAAGCCTGTGGGTTTTCAAGTATAGGCTTGCTGTCCTGCCCTTATATAGTTGAGGTTTTTCCCAGTGAAGAGTTTTACTCCTTCCTAACTTTATTTGACAATGGACTAGCTGAATGAAGAAGGTAAACGCTTGGAACTAATGCAGTTTAAAATATCGTGTTATTCACTTTCTATGAGGTTTACCTCCATTCTCTTACCTGCTATGTTGCTAGCACAGATCTTGGCTTTTTGGGGATAGAGACCTGCTGCTGCATTTGGTTTTTAATCTTGGTGGACATTTCTGTATGGCTGTGATAAAACCTGTCAGTAATAgatatttttaatcttaaacCAAATGGTTCTAAAGCTCCATGTCTTTTCCCATGGTTACTGTTAAGTGACGGAGGGACAGAGTTCACCTGGACTTGCAGTACCTCATTTAAAAAGTCAGAGTCTTTCTAATGTGGGCATGTTTTGTTAGGATACAACTTGCAATAACTGAAAGTGATGGATTTGTATGCAAGCATCTTGAcaaatttctgttatttttttcattgaatGAGGACTCTCTGCATACAGCAGGTGATTTGTTTTTCCACACTGTTACTAAACAGCTGAATGCCATTCAAGAAAAGCTAGTAATCTGTTCCTCAGCTAAGACCC
Coding sequences within:
- the MCM8 gene encoding DNA helicase MCM8 isoform X3, whose protein sequence is MSRDLRGRGCVRGRGFQGWRGGWRGGWRGRGHKGEWRRVPEPVKSRLVQSTLDQFIPYKGWKLYFSEAYADKSPFVQKTQAFEKFFMQRIELYDKDEIERKGSILVDYKELIQDKDLTKSIPNISTELRDMPQKILQCMGLAIHQVLTKDLERHAAELQVQEGLPLEGEPIINVPLIHARVYNYDPLTQLKNVRANCYGKYIALRGTVVRVSNIKPLCTKLAFVCGTCGDVQSVPLPDGKYTLPTKCLIPECRGRSFTADRSSPLTTTVDWQSVKVQELMADDKQEAGRIPRTIECELVQDLVDSCVPGDVVTVTGIVKVSSTEEGASKSKNDKCMFLLYIEANSVSNSKGQKTKSFDDETFQRSFMEFSLKDLYAVQEIQAEENLFRLIVNSLCPAIYGHEIVKAGLALALFGGCQKFVDDKNRIPVRGDPHVLVVGDPGLGKSQMLQAVCNVAPRGVYVCGNTSTSSGLTVTLSRDGASGDFALEAGALVLGDQGICGIDEFDKMGNQHQALLEAMEQQSISLAKAGIVCSLPARTSIVAAANPVGGHYNKAKTVSENLKMGGALLSRFDLVFILLDTPNEDHDHLLSEHVMAIRAGKQAVCSSAVVTRTNTQDRSILEATSDRPLLERLKILPGENFDAIPHQLLRKYIGYARQYVHPNLSSEAAQVLQEFYLELRKQNQGADSTPITTRQLESLIRLTEVSDFESFIGSLNDQGYLLKKGSRIYQLQTM
- the MCM8 gene encoding DNA helicase MCM8 isoform X2, which translates into the protein MSRDLRGRGCVRGRGFQGWRGGWRGGWRGRGHKGEWRRVPEPVKSRLVQSTLDQFIPYKGWKLYFSEAYADKSPFVQKTQAFEKFFMQRIELYDKDEIERKGSILVDYKELIQDKDLTKSIPNISTELRDMPQKILQCMGLAIHQVLTKDLERHAAELQVQEGLPLEGEPIINVPLIHARVYNYDPLTQLKNVRANCYGKYIALRGTVVRVSNIKPLCTKLAFVCGTCGDVQSVPLPDGKYTLPTKCLIPECRGRSFTADRSSPLTTTVDWQSVKVQELMADDKQEAGRIPRTIECELVQDLVDSCVPGDVVTVTGIVKVSSTEEGASKSKNDKCMFLLYIEANSVSNSKGQKTKSFDDETFQRSFMEFSLKDLYAVQEIQAEENLFRLIVNSLCPAIYGHEIVKAGLALALFGGCQKFVDDKNRIPVRGDPHVLVVGDPGLGKSQMLQAVCNVAPRGVYVCGNTSTSSGLTVTLSRDGASGDFALEAGALVLGDQGICGIDEFDKMGNQHQALLEAMEQQSISLAKAGIVCSLPARTSIVAAANPVGGHYNKAKTVSENLKMGGALLSRFDLVFILLDTPNEDHDHLLSEHVMAIRAGKQAVCSSAVVTRTNTQDRSILEATSDRPLLERLKILPGENFDAIPHQLLRKYIGYARQYVHPNLSSEAAQVLQEFYLELRKQNQGADSTPITTRQLESLIRLTEARSRLELREKSTKEDAEDVIEIMKYSFGRLQRSCRYGYLILKALLDP
- the MCM8 gene encoding DNA helicase MCM8 isoform X4, whose translation is MSRDLRGRGCVRGRGFQGWRGGWRGGWRGRGHKGEWRRVPEPVKSRLVQSTLDQFIPYKGWKLYFSEAYADKSPFVQKTQAFEKFFMQRIELYDKDEIERKGSILVDYKELIQDKDLTKSIPNISTELRDMPQKILQCMGLAIHQVLTKDLERHAAELQVQEGLPLEGEPIINVPLIHARVYNYDPLTQLKNVRANCYGKYIALRGTVVRVSNIKPLCTKLAFVCGTCGDVQSVPLPDGKYTLPTKCLIPECRGRSFTADRSSPLTTTVDWQSVKVQELMADDKQEAGRIPRTIECELVQDLVDSCVPGDVVTVTGIVKVSSTEEGASKSKNDKCMFLLYIEANSVSNSKGQKTKSFDDETFQRSFMEFSLKDLYAVQEIQAEENLFRLIVNSLCPAIYGHEIVKAGLALALFGGCQKFVDDKNRIPVRGDPHVLVVGDPGLGKSQMLQAVCNVAPRGVYVCGNTSTSSGLTVTLSRDGASGDFALEAGALVLGDQGICGIDEFDKMGNQHQALLEAMEQQSISLAKAGIVCSLPARTSIVAAANPVGGHYNKAKTVSENLKMGGALLSRFDLVFILLDTPNEDHDHLLSEHVMAIRAGKQAVCSSAVVTRTNTQDRSILEATSDRPLLERLKKLLRSSRNSTLSSGNRTKEQTAPQSPQGS
- the MCM8 gene encoding DNA helicase MCM8 isoform X1, whose product is MSRDLRGRGCVRGRGFQGWRGGWRGGWRGRGHKGEWRRVPEPVKSRLVQSTLDQFIPYKGWKLYFSEAYADKSPFVQKTQAFEKFFMQRIELYDKDEIERKGSILVDYKELIQDKDLTKSIPNISTELRDMPQKILQCMGLAIHQVLTKDLERHAAELQVQEGLPLEGEPIINVPLIHARVYNYDPLTQLKNVRANCYGKYIALRGTVVRVSNIKPLCTKLAFVCGTCGDVQSVPLPDGKYTLPTKCLIPECRGRSFTADRSSPLTTTVDWQSVKVQELMADDKQEAGRIPRTIECELVQDLVDSCVPGDVVTVTGIVKVSSTEEGASKSKNDKCMFLLYIEANSVSNSKGQKTKSFDDETFQRSFMEFSLKDLYAVQEIQAEENLFRLIVNSLCPAIYGHEIVKAGLALALFGGCQKFVDDKNRIPVRGDPHVLVVGDPGLGKSQMLQAVCNVAPRGVYVCGNTSTSSGLTVTLSRDGASGDFALEAGALVLGDQGICGIDEFDKMGNQHQALLEAMEQQSISLAKAGIVCSLPARTSIVAAANPVGGHYNKAKTVSENLKMGGALLSRFDLVFILLDTPNEDHDHLLSEHVMAIRAGKQAVCSSAVVTRTNTQDRSILEATSDRPLLERLKILPGENFDAIPHQLLRKYIGYARQYVHPNLSSEAAQVLQEFYLELRKQNQGADSTPITTRQLESLIRLTEARSRLELREKSTKEDAEDVIEIMKYSMLGTYSDEFGKLDFERSQHGSGMSNRSQAKRFVSALNSIAERTYNNLFDLQQLRQIAKELQIRVSDFESFIGSLNDQGYLLKKGSRIYQLQTM